Proteins from a genomic interval of Anolis sagrei isolate rAnoSag1 chromosome 1, rAnoSag1.mat, whole genome shotgun sequence:
- the TMEM200A gene encoding transmembrane protein 200A — protein sequence MIATGGVITGLAALKRQDSARSQQHLNLATSPANEEQKPVKRRPRADVVVVRGKIRLYSPSGFFLVLGVLVSFLGIGMAILGYWPHKDLYAESEDSLSLNETQGIGKESGIIIRFLEQHLHSDKMKMLGPFTMGIGIFIFICANAMLHENRDKETKIIHMRDIYSTVIDVHTLRINEQKLLNGAYAGLVGESEVKQNGSSCASRLAANTIAPFSGFASNFQVECNVEEDDISVSDSKNTTSLLPPLLIERSGSVFGLYPHSGKTRDDRSSSSLKCETKSIVSSSINAFTLPVIKLNNCVIDEPSIDNITEDSASSRCRPKNLSMDSLAVPLTDANDSYKPTGGLIPRNTLYGDSTSNHFKSSMTLGPSAGKLLSPGAARKQFGSNTSLHLLSAHSKSLDLDRGRSTLTVQVEQRKHPSWPRLDRSNSKGYMKLENKEDPMDRLLVPSATVRKDFTNKEKLLMISRSHNNLSFEHDEFLSNNLKRGTSETRF from the coding sequence ATGATTGCAACTGGGGGAGTCATAACAGGACTGGCTGCATTGAAGCGGCAAGACTCTGCCAGATCCCAGCAGCATCTAAATCTTGCAACATCACCAGCTAATGAAGAGCAGAAGCCAGTCAAGCGCCGACCTCGGGCAGATGTTGTTGTGGTCCGAGGCAAAATTCGACTTTATTCCCCATCAGGATTCTTCCTTGTTCTGGGAGTGCTCGTTTCTTTCTTGGGTATTGGTATGGCCATTCTTGGATACTGGCCTCACAAGGATCTTTATGCAGAGTCTGAAGACAGTTTGTCACTCAATGAGACTCAAGGCATAGGAAAAGAAAGTGGCATTATAATCCGTTTCCTTGAACAGCATTTACATTCTGATAAAATGAAAATGTTGGGACCTTTCACGATGGGCATTGGAATCTTTATCTTTATTTGTGCAAATGCAATGCTCCATGAAAACCGTGACAAAGAGACAAAGATCATACACATGAGAGACATCTATTCCACCGTCATTGATGTACATACCCTGAGGATCAATGAACAAAAGCTACTGAATGGTGCCTACGCTGGTTTAGTGGGAGAGAGTGAAGTCAAGCAAAATGGAAGCTCTTGTGCATCACGGCTGGCTGCAAATACAATTGCACCTTTCTCAGGCTTTGCAAGCAACTTCCAAGTGGAATGCAATGTTGAAGAGGATGACATTTCTGTGAGCGATAGCAAAAATACCACTAGTCTTTTGCCACCTTTGCTGATTGAGCGCTCTGGTTCAGTCTTTGGCCTTTACCCTCACTCTGGGAAAACAAGGGATGACAGAAGTAGCAGTTCTCTAAAATGTGAAACAAAATCCATCGTTTCATCCTCCATTAATGCTTTCACTTTACCTGTAATTAAACTAAATAACTGTGTTATTGATGAGCCAAGTATAGACAACATTACAGAGGATTCTGCAAGCTCTAGATGCAGACCTAAAAATTTGTCCATGGACTCTTTAGCTGTCCCACTGACAGATGCCAACGACAGCTACAAACCCACTGGTGGATTGATACCAAGAAACACTTTATATGGAGATTCTACATCAAATCATTTCAAATCGTCTATGACTCTTGGACCCAGTGCTGGAAAGCTTTTGTCACCTGGTGCAGCCAGAAAACAGTTTGGGTCTAACACCTCTTTGCATCTTTTGTCTGCACATTCAAAATCCCTAGATTTAGATCGGGGCCGTTCTACTCTCACTGTACAAGTCGAACAAAGAAAACATCCAAGTTGGCCAAGACTGGACCGTAGCAACAGTAAAGGTTATATGAAACTAGAAAACAAAGAAGACCCAATGGACAGGCTCCTTGTGCCATCGGCCACAGTCAGGAAGGACTTTACTAATAAAGAAAAGCTTCTTATGATTTCCAGATCTCATAACAATTTGAGCTTTGAACATGATGAGTTTTTGAGTAACAACCTAAAACGGGGCACCTCTGAAACAAGGTTTTAA